The bacterium DNA window CTCCCGCGAAGGTCCCACGACCCACTGTGGCGTGAATAAGCCCGTCTGCGGTGAGGGCGTTGTAGGCCAGTACGACCGTGATGGGGCTGACTGAGAGGGTCTTGGCGAGGCCCCTGACAGAAGGGAGCCTGGTCCCAGCGTCAATCTCTCCTCCCCTGATCTGCCTGGCTATTGCCTGATGGAGCTGCCTGTACAGGGGTGTTTCTGAGTCCCGATCGAGATACAGATGATCCATGTGTCGAATCTCCATAAGGCAACTGTATCTATTCGTATCTAATATATGCCGGTGTATATTGACAACTGTGGCGCCGGAAATATAATCATAGTACTTATTGAGCGCGGCACAGTCAAGCGGTGTATATAGATACTGTGAAGAACGTAGCACGGATAACTGAATGGCGGTCGAACCAAGCCGTACCAATAGGTATCCTGAGAGGAGAGCATCCTCTGGCATGACGCGGGATGAAGCCTGGGCGGTGCTGACGGAGCATACCAGCAATCCTAGCCTCCTCAAGCATATGCTCGCGGTGGAGGCGGTGATGCGGGCGTATGCACGGCGGTTCGGTGAGGACGAGGAGACCTGGGGGCTTGTGGGTCTGCTCCACGATATGGACTATGAAAAGCACCCGTCGAGGGAGGCCGGCCATCCCTTCAAGGGCGTCGAGGTGCTTCGCGGGCGCGGCCTCGACGAGGGGCTCTGCCGGGCGATTCTCTCGCACGCGGATTACAGCGGGGTTCCTCGGGAGACGGTGATGGAGAAAGCGCTCTTCGCCGCCGACGAGGTGAGCGGGTTTGTCATTGCCGTGGCGCTGGTCAAGCCCAGCCGCGCGTTGGCGGACGTTGACGTGGGATCCGTCAAAAGGAAGATGAAAGACAAGGCGTTCGCGAAGGGGGTTCGCCGCGAGGACATCGTCGAGGGCGCGGCCGGACTTGGGGTGACGCTGGACGATCACCTCGCCACCGTGATCGCGGCCCTCCAGCCGGTTGCGCCTCAATTGGGGCTGGACGGAACACGGAACCACGCATAAGTACGGGAGCGACGGCATCACCGCGGGCTGGTCAACGACAAACGAAGGAACGGGAGGCGTGTGGATGGCGGATGTCGGAACGGTGAAGCTGAAGCGAGGCCTGGCACAGATGCTCAAAGGCGGCGTCATCATGGACGTGACGACCGCCCAGCAGGCGAAGATCGCGGAGGAGGCCGGGGCGTGCGCCGTGATGGCGCTGGAGCGGGTCCCCGCCGATATTCGGGCAGAGGGCGGGGTCGCGCGGATGGCCGACCCCCTCAAGATCAAGGAGATCATGGAGGCCGTCACGATCCCGGTGATGGCCAAAG harbors:
- a CDS encoding HD domain-containing protein, producing MTRDEAWAVLTEHTSNPSLLKHMLAVEAVMRAYARRFGEDEETWGLVGLLHDMDYEKHPSREAGHPFKGVEVLRGRGLDEGLCRAILSHADYSGVPRETVMEKALFAADEVSGFVIAVALVKPSRALADVDVGSVKRKMKDKAFAKGVRREDIVEGAAGLGVTLDDHLATVIAALQPVAPQLGLDGTRNHA